The following proteins are co-located in the Pyxidicoccus trucidator genome:
- a CDS encoding pyruvate dehydrogenase complex E1 component subunit beta, which produces MTMPELMYREALNQALAEEMERDANVFLIGEEVGRYNGAFKVSQGLLDRFGSARIIDAPISELGFTGMSVGAAMVGLRPVVEMMTWNFAILAMDQIVNNAAKLRHMSGGQLRCPIVFRGPGGAGGRLSSQHSQALEANYAHFPGLKVIAPATPADAKGMLKAAIRDENPVIMFEGERLYALKGEVPEGEHVVPLGKADVKREGTDVTIITWSRMYYFCMEAAEQLAKEGISAEVLDLRTLRPLDEEAILASVRKTNRVVIVEEGWALAGVGASVVDLIQSKAFDDLDAPVGRVTGLDVNMSYAANLENATQPDAPKIIDAVKKVLYREGA; this is translated from the coding sequence CTGACGATGCCCGAGTTGATGTACCGCGAGGCCCTGAACCAGGCGCTCGCCGAGGAGATGGAGCGCGACGCCAACGTCTTCCTGATTGGCGAGGAGGTCGGCCGCTACAACGGCGCCTTCAAGGTGTCGCAGGGGCTGTTGGACAGGTTCGGGAGCGCGCGCATCATCGACGCGCCCATCTCCGAGCTGGGCTTCACCGGCATGAGCGTGGGCGCCGCCATGGTGGGCCTGCGCCCCGTGGTGGAGATGATGACCTGGAACTTCGCCATTCTGGCGATGGACCAGATCGTCAACAACGCCGCCAAGCTGCGCCACATGTCCGGCGGCCAGCTGCGCTGCCCGATTGTCTTCCGCGGCCCCGGTGGCGCCGGCGGCCGGCTGTCCAGCCAGCACAGCCAGGCGCTCGAGGCCAACTACGCGCACTTCCCGGGCCTGAAGGTGATTGCCCCGGCCACCCCGGCGGACGCCAAGGGCATGCTCAAGGCGGCCATCCGGGACGAGAACCCCGTCATCATGTTCGAGGGCGAGCGGCTCTACGCGCTCAAGGGTGAGGTGCCCGAGGGCGAGCACGTGGTGCCGCTGGGCAAGGCGGACGTCAAGCGCGAGGGCACGGACGTCACCATCATCACCTGGTCCCGCATGTACTACTTCTGCATGGAGGCGGCCGAGCAGCTGGCGAAGGAGGGCATCTCCGCGGAGGTGCTGGACCTGCGCACGCTGCGGCCCCTGGACGAGGAAGCCATCCTCGCCAGCGTGCGGAAGACCAACCGCGTCGTCATCGTCGAGGAGGGCTGGGCGCTGGCGGGCGTCGGTGCCTCGGTGGTGGACCTCATCCAGTCGAAGGCGTTCGACGACCTGGACGCGCCGGTAGGGCGCGTGACGGGGCTCGACGTGAACATGTCCTACGCGGCAAATCTTGAGAACGCGACCCAGCCGGACGCGCCCAAGATCATCGACGCGGTGAAGAAGGTGCTGTACCGCGAGGGAGCCTGA
- the pdhA gene encoding pyruvate dehydrogenase (acetyl-transferring) E1 component subunit alpha, whose amino-acid sequence MASPYSKEQLLTMYRKMYLIRRFEERTGQQYTLGKIAGFCHLYIGQEAVAVGPNEAIRPDDYMLSAYRDHGQPLARGSDAGMVMAELFGRGTGYSKGKGGSMHIFDIEHHFYGGYGIVGGQIPLAAGMAFASRYRNEDRVTVCYFGDAAANQGSFHETLNMASKWKLPVIYICENNRYGMGTAIARTSAVPEIYKRASAYGMRGEPVDGMDCLKMYEAVKDAAAYCRAGKGPVLLEANTYRFRGHSVADPATYRSKQEVEEERKNDPIPKLRDYAIKNKLAVDSDFEAIDEEVKAQVDAAVKFADESPEPALEELWRDTIVEEGEQDVRPRERVLGVKVTNWPKYPSGQELKVTWDLEPREQAEQADKKAGLSR is encoded by the coding sequence GTGGCCAGCCCGTACTCGAAGGAACAGCTGTTGACGATGTACCGGAAGATGTACCTCATCCGTCGCTTCGAGGAGCGCACGGGTCAGCAGTACACGCTGGGGAAGATCGCCGGCTTCTGCCACCTGTACATCGGCCAGGAAGCCGTCGCGGTGGGTCCCAACGAGGCCATCCGTCCGGATGACTACATGCTGAGCGCGTACCGCGACCACGGCCAGCCGCTGGCCCGTGGCAGCGACGCGGGCATGGTGATGGCGGAGCTGTTCGGCCGCGGCACCGGCTACAGCAAGGGCAAGGGCGGCTCGATGCACATCTTCGACATCGAGCACCACTTCTACGGGGGCTACGGCATCGTCGGCGGGCAGATTCCGCTCGCGGCGGGCATGGCCTTCGCCAGCCGCTACCGCAACGAGGACCGCGTCACGGTCTGCTACTTCGGCGACGCGGCGGCCAACCAGGGCTCGTTCCACGAGACGCTCAACATGGCGTCCAAGTGGAAGCTGCCGGTCATCTACATCTGCGAGAACAACCGCTACGGCATGGGCACGGCCATTGCCCGCACGTCCGCGGTGCCTGAAATCTACAAGCGCGCGTCGGCCTACGGCATGCGCGGCGAGCCGGTGGACGGCATGGACTGCCTGAAGATGTACGAGGCGGTGAAGGACGCCGCCGCGTACTGCCGCGCGGGCAAGGGCCCCGTGCTGCTGGAGGCCAACACCTACCGCTTCCGCGGCCACTCCGTGGCGGACCCCGCCACCTACCGCTCCAAGCAGGAGGTGGAGGAGGAGCGGAAGAACGACCCCATCCCCAAGCTGCGCGACTACGCCATCAAGAACAAGCTGGCGGTGGACTCCGACTTCGAGGCCATCGACGAGGAAGTGAAGGCGCAGGTGGACGCGGCGGTGAAGTTCGCGGACGAGTCCCCGGAGCCGGCCCTGGAAGAGCTGTGGCGGGACACCATCGTCGAGGAGGGCGAGCAGGACGTGCGCCCCCGCGAGCGCGTGCTGGGGGTGAAGGTGACCAACTGGCCGAAGTACCCGAGCGGCCAGGAGCTGAAGGTGACGTGGGACCTCGAGCCCCGCGAGCAGGCCGAGCAGGCCGACAAGAAGGCGGGCCTGAGCCGCTAG
- a CDS encoding MFS transporter yields MSSLPPWLAQLLPILILLGAIALVLTRLPKVELGHTDAFRRRRFFNWFPLGMTYAFLYMGRYNLNVATSAMKDHIDNAGFGTVFFWGTLTYGFSFLLNGPLTDRLGGRKTILISAAGSSAANIAMGGVVYAVLTQGWVPPGGLVATLSFLYAVNMYFQSFGAVSIVKVNASWFHVRERGQLGGVFGILISLGVYFAYDWSRFIVQAAPTYWAFFVPAAILAAFLVLDFFVIRDTPSHAGHKDFDTADASSGDTGAPLGVWPVFKRMISNRTIIVILCIEFCSGFMRNAIMQWYPKFAKATGIGEAFVAANWGMLLCVAGITGGMFAGLISDRVFDSRRGPVSAVLYAGMSVGAVATLFLLESVALGWTVIFMSLCVIGVHGMLSGTASMDFGGKKNAGLAVGIIDGAVYAGTALQSILLGSILPAGDLAKAPGNWGNWPLAMLPLSFAGMLLATRVWNAKPQPKSTPVPASLPVPPAAPASRTGTGG; encoded by the coding sequence ATGTCGTCGCTGCCCCCCTGGCTGGCCCAGCTGCTGCCCATCCTCATCCTGCTGGGGGCCATCGCCCTCGTCCTGACGCGCCTGCCCAAGGTGGAGCTGGGCCACACGGACGCGTTCCGCCGCCGCCGCTTCTTCAACTGGTTCCCGCTGGGGATGACGTACGCGTTCCTCTACATGGGGCGCTACAACCTCAACGTGGCCACCAGCGCCATGAAGGACCACATCGACAACGCGGGCTTCGGCACCGTGTTCTTCTGGGGCACGCTCACCTACGGCTTCTCCTTCCTCCTCAACGGCCCGCTGACGGACCGGCTGGGCGGGCGGAAGACCATCCTCATCTCCGCGGCCGGCTCGTCGGCGGCCAACATCGCCATGGGCGGTGTGGTGTACGCGGTGCTGACGCAGGGCTGGGTGCCGCCCGGCGGCCTCGTGGCGACGCTGTCGTTCCTCTACGCCGTCAACATGTACTTCCAGAGCTTCGGCGCGGTCTCCATCGTCAAGGTGAACGCGTCCTGGTTCCACGTGCGCGAGCGCGGCCAGCTGGGCGGCGTCTTCGGCATCCTCATCTCGCTGGGCGTCTACTTCGCCTACGACTGGAGCCGGTTCATCGTGCAGGCGGCGCCCACGTACTGGGCGTTCTTCGTGCCGGCCGCCATCCTCGCCGCCTTCCTGGTGCTGGACTTCTTCGTCATCCGGGACACGCCGAGCCACGCGGGCCACAAGGACTTCGACACCGCGGACGCGTCCTCGGGTGACACCGGAGCGCCCCTGGGCGTGTGGCCGGTGTTCAAGCGGATGATCAGCAACCGCACCATCATCGTCATCCTCTGCATCGAGTTCTGCAGCGGCTTCATGCGCAACGCCATCATGCAGTGGTACCCCAAGTTCGCGAAGGCCACCGGCATCGGTGAGGCCTTCGTCGCGGCCAACTGGGGCATGCTGCTGTGCGTGGCCGGCATCACCGGCGGCATGTTCGCCGGCCTCATCAGCGACCGGGTCTTCGACTCGCGCCGGGGCCCCGTCTCCGCCGTGCTCTACGCGGGCATGTCCGTGGGCGCCGTCGCCACCCTGTTCCTCCTGGAGAGCGTGGCCCTGGGGTGGACGGTCATCTTCATGTCCCTGTGCGTCATCGGCGTGCACGGCATGCTGTCCGGCACGGCCAGCATGGACTTCGGCGGCAAGAAGAACGCGGGCCTGGCGGTGGGCATCATCGACGGCGCCGTGTACGCGGGCACCGCCCTCCAGTCGATTCTGCTGGGCTCCATCCTCCCCGCCGGGGACCTGGCGAAGGCCCCGGGCAACTGGGGCAACTGGCCGCTGGCCATGCTCCCGCTGTCCTTCGCGGGCATGCTGCTGGCCACCCGGGTGTGGAACGCGAAGCCCCAGCCGAAGTCCACGCCGGTGCCCGCCTCGCTGCCCGTGCCCCCGGCCGCCCCGGCCTCCCGGACTGGCACCGGGGGGTAG
- a CDS encoding NUDIX hydrolase, whose translation MKQRHSSVTDIEIIEDFSSTARCDEGFLRVRRLRCRNRRSDGTASSVYRVDVVDRPRLDAVAVLVFRRDASGVLEVLTRMNLRPAAYFRKDNRDAMTVPDPAPGYLRVEEIVAGLLEPEDKGDEGLKRRAAEEVREEAGYAVKPEDIQLLGGSFFLAPGILSEKVFPAAVDVTGLEPVEAEGDGTPLEEGTQLHWRPLPEVLEACRRGDIPDAKTEVALTRLLARQP comes from the coding sequence ATGAAGCAGCGCCATTCCAGTGTGACTGACATCGAGATCATCGAGGATTTCTCGTCCACCGCGAGGTGTGACGAGGGCTTCCTGCGGGTGCGGCGCCTGCGCTGCCGCAACCGGCGCTCGGATGGAACGGCCTCTTCCGTGTACCGCGTGGACGTGGTGGACCGGCCCCGGCTGGACGCCGTCGCGGTGCTCGTCTTCCGACGCGACGCGTCGGGCGTGCTGGAGGTCCTGACGCGGATGAACCTGCGGCCCGCGGCGTACTTCCGGAAGGACAACCGGGACGCCATGACGGTGCCGGACCCGGCGCCCGGTTACCTGCGGGTGGAGGAAATCGTCGCGGGGCTGCTGGAGCCGGAGGACAAGGGCGACGAGGGGCTGAAGCGGCGCGCGGCGGAGGAGGTGCGCGAAGAAGCGGGCTACGCGGTGAAGCCCGAGGACATCCAGCTGCTGGGTGGCTCCTTCTTCCTCGCGCCGGGCATCCTGTCGGAGAAGGTCTTCCCGGCCGCGGTGGACGTCACGGGGCTGGAGCCCGTGGAGGCGGAAGGCGACGGCACGCCTCTAGAGGAGGGCACGCAGCTGCACTGGCGGCCCCTGCCGGAGGTGCTGGAGGCGTGCCGGCGGGGGGACATCCCGGATGCGAAGACGGAGGTGGCGCTGACGCGGCTGCTTGCCCGCCAGCCCTGA
- a CDS encoding bifunctional metallophosphatase/5'-nucleotidase translates to MEGQDFNLEGQEVRLTLLHTSDIHSRLIPYDFAPLKTDQDLGLIPEAGPFGGATRMAALLKRERSRGERVIHLDSGDCFQGAPIFNLNTGEVEFKFLSQARLDAAVVGNHEFDAGALNFTQRARNNATFPLLAANYQWSDFRQVGSNQTALETEPYTIRNVKGVRVGIIGMANISSLNSIVEGGNSLQAIAMEQNEVVRAYVDLLRPVTDLIVIVSHLGLHEDQDVIQGYEAYYEYGRIKSFTTRAKSPWQVLEWFGPEGEEKSVVRLLIPGVSGVDVVLGGHLHVVLNPPQLLSDPSGRKVVLAHSGAFAKYVGRLELVVKMPEVPGQGEGAEVLSQDYRAFPLDALWCDDAMRRYRYDSSIFWEAGQYIQNTDVRAAIKNCRDQEDRDTTQLLLPYILGMDFKLQLTNIFSYAPRDVQRRNNSTGGDSPLGNVAADSMRKRRRVEAEMALTNSLGIRDNLYSGVVTQESMFNVFPFENTINIMYLSGKEMQEMFNFVAERSAERGCVSQAQISGARFTMDCAQVQINDLRISCEQARAGADCPAENRDGHAPWQCLEDESSAPGVGRCYANPGTEIEINGKPLDPTGTYKIAVNDYIAKGGSGFNVLKRNTTRIETGISLRDSLIGYMQSFCTCEDILAGNATSKTGTRCGTLIDGQWTVDEQVVGYCRSAKDFEDALERQVGSCSCQELLGFPADAAQRCGVADLTPDAIQAQCQVPTGPYTGRCSCRDVLTGGNPVCGNVTPQLRSFCENPTSISIADAVEDGRIGRRVK, encoded by the coding sequence ATGGAAGGCCAGGATTTCAACCTCGAGGGCCAGGAGGTGCGGTTGACGCTCCTCCATACCTCGGACATCCACTCGCGCCTCATCCCCTATGACTTCGCGCCGTTGAAGACGGACCAGGACCTGGGGCTCATTCCCGAGGCCGGTCCGTTCGGAGGCGCCACCCGCATGGCGGCGCTGCTCAAGCGCGAGCGGAGCCGGGGCGAGCGGGTCATCCACCTGGACTCGGGCGACTGCTTCCAGGGCGCGCCCATCTTCAACCTCAACACCGGCGAGGTGGAGTTCAAGTTCCTCTCGCAGGCGAGGCTGGACGCGGCCGTGGTGGGCAACCACGAGTTCGACGCGGGCGCCCTCAACTTCACGCAGCGCGCGCGCAACAACGCCACCTTCCCGCTGCTGGCCGCCAACTACCAGTGGAGCGACTTCCGCCAGGTGGGCAGCAACCAGACGGCGCTGGAGACCGAGCCGTACACCATCCGCAACGTCAAGGGCGTGCGCGTGGGCATCATCGGCATGGCGAACATCTCCTCGCTCAACTCCATTGTCGAGGGCGGCAACAGCCTGCAGGCCATCGCCATGGAGCAGAACGAGGTGGTGCGCGCGTACGTGGACCTGCTGCGCCCGGTGACGGACCTCATCGTCATCGTCAGCCACCTGGGCCTCCACGAGGACCAGGACGTCATCCAGGGCTACGAGGCCTACTACGAGTACGGCCGCATCAAGTCCTTCACCACGCGCGCGAAGAGCCCCTGGCAGGTGCTGGAGTGGTTCGGTCCGGAGGGCGAGGAGAAGTCGGTGGTGCGCCTGCTCATCCCCGGCGTGTCCGGCGTGGACGTGGTGCTGGGCGGCCACCTGCACGTGGTGCTCAACCCGCCGCAGCTGCTGTCGGACCCGAGCGGCCGCAAGGTGGTGCTCGCGCACTCGGGTGCCTTCGCCAAGTACGTGGGCCGGCTGGAGCTGGTCGTGAAGATGCCGGAGGTGCCGGGCCAGGGCGAGGGCGCCGAGGTGCTCAGCCAGGACTACCGCGCCTTCCCGCTGGACGCGCTCTGGTGCGACGACGCCATGCGCCGCTACCGCTACGACTCGTCCATCTTCTGGGAGGCGGGCCAGTACATCCAGAACACGGACGTGCGCGCGGCCATCAAGAACTGCCGCGACCAGGAGGACCGGGACACCACGCAGCTGCTCCTGCCCTACATCCTGGGCATGGACTTCAAGCTGCAGCTGACCAACATCTTCTCCTACGCCCCGCGTGACGTGCAGCGCCGCAACAACTCCACTGGCGGAGACTCGCCGCTGGGCAACGTGGCCGCGGACTCCATGCGCAAGCGCCGCCGCGTCGAGGCGGAGATGGCCCTCACCAACTCGCTGGGCATCCGCGACAACCTCTACTCCGGGGTGGTGACGCAGGAGTCGATGTTCAACGTGTTCCCCTTCGAGAACACCATCAACATCATGTACCTCTCCGGCAAGGAGATGCAGGAGATGTTCAACTTCGTGGCCGAGCGCTCCGCCGAGCGTGGCTGCGTCAGCCAGGCGCAGATCTCCGGCGCGCGCTTCACCATGGACTGCGCCCAGGTGCAGATCAACGACCTGCGCATCTCCTGCGAGCAGGCGAGGGCCGGCGCCGACTGCCCCGCGGAGAACCGCGACGGCCACGCCCCCTGGCAGTGCCTGGAGGACGAGTCCTCCGCCCCCGGCGTAGGCCGCTGCTACGCCAACCCGGGAACTGAAATCGAGATCAACGGCAAGCCGCTGGACCCCACCGGCACGTACAAGATCGCCGTCAACGACTACATCGCCAAGGGCGGCTCGGGCTTCAACGTGCTCAAGCGCAACACCACCCGCATCGAGACGGGCATCTCCCTGCGCGACTCGCTCATCGGCTACATGCAGAGCTTCTGCACCTGCGAGGACATCCTCGCCGGCAATGCGACGTCCAAGACGGGGACCCGCTGCGGCACCCTCATCGACGGCCAGTGGACGGTGGACGAGCAGGTGGTGGGCTACTGCCGCTCGGCGAAGGACTTCGAGGACGCGCTGGAGCGTCAGGTGGGCAGCTGCTCGTGCCAGGAGCTGCTCGGCTTCCCGGCGGACGCGGCCCAGCGCTGCGGCGTGGCGGACCTGACGCCGGACGCCATCCAGGCGCAGTGCCAGGTGCCGACGGGCCCCTACACGGGCCGGTGCAGCTGCCGGGACGTGCTGACCGGTGGCAACCCCGTCTGCGGAAACGTGACGCCGCAGCTGCGTTCCTTCTGTGAGAACCCCACCTCCATCTCCATCGCGGACGCGGTGGAAGACGGCCGTATCGGCCGGAGGGTGAAGTAA
- a CDS encoding GspE/PulE family protein: MAQAVSGSGGTPSRSRDDFTTLFVLEALVGQGLLTPQQAQEVLAREPAARARVLKAQAGAGGKEAARYDVSPVEVVAAFQVPLANGRGVLDEDRVTEAAARAAGIAYRKIDPLKLDMAMATRTVSRPYAQKHVLLPLERNEQGRLMVAVANPFDRELFENLYRLTGLPVEPVLCAKADILRSIAHIYGFNKTLARAADDFGGASAGAQVSNFEQLVSLSGTQELEASDKPVVQAVDYLLRYAFDNRASDIHVEPKRATSMVRLRIDGVLHPVYTLPAQVHAPIVSRVKMLARIDISEKRRPQDGRIKTERDGREVELRVSTLPTAFGEKVVIRIFDPETLVQDIAQLGFEQDEKGAFESWIDRPHGLILVTGPTGSGKTTTLYSALKALAGPDVNVTTIEDPIEMVWDAFNQVQVQPKAGLDFAGALRHILRQDPDVIMVGEIRDAETAENAIQAALTGHLVLSTLHTNDALGAVARMRDLGVPSFLLAQSLLGVMAQRLLRRVCSHCAEETTLTPDELLALQAPLPLLPGGVRLLRGAGCVRCRGTGFVGRTGVFEIVTSGGELRDLISREAPYDKLVEAARRSGMRTLREAAVRKLAQGLTAFDEVVRMTSA, from the coding sequence TTGGCACAGGCAGTGAGTGGCTCGGGCGGCACCCCCTCGCGGAGCCGCGACGACTTCACCACGCTCTTCGTGCTGGAGGCGCTGGTGGGCCAGGGGCTGCTGACGCCCCAGCAGGCGCAGGAGGTGCTGGCCCGCGAGCCGGCCGCGCGTGCGCGCGTCCTCAAGGCGCAGGCGGGCGCGGGGGGCAAGGAGGCGGCGCGCTACGACGTGTCGCCGGTGGAGGTGGTGGCCGCCTTCCAGGTGCCCCTGGCCAACGGGCGCGGGGTTCTGGACGAGGACCGCGTCACCGAGGCCGCCGCCCGGGCCGCGGGCATCGCCTACCGGAAGATAGACCCGCTCAAGCTGGACATGGCCATGGCCACGCGCACGGTGTCCCGGCCCTACGCGCAGAAGCACGTGCTGCTGCCGCTGGAGCGCAACGAGCAGGGGCGGCTGATGGTGGCGGTGGCCAACCCGTTCGACCGCGAGCTCTTCGAGAACCTCTACCGCCTCACCGGGCTGCCGGTGGAGCCGGTGCTGTGCGCCAAGGCGGACATCCTCCGGTCCATCGCCCACATCTACGGCTTCAACAAGACGCTGGCTCGCGCGGCGGACGACTTCGGCGGCGCCTCCGCCGGGGCCCAGGTCTCCAACTTCGAGCAGCTGGTGTCGCTCAGCGGCACCCAGGAGCTGGAGGCGTCGGACAAGCCGGTGGTGCAGGCGGTGGACTACCTGCTGCGCTACGCGTTCGACAACCGCGCCTCGGACATCCACGTCGAGCCCAAGCGCGCCACCAGCATGGTGCGCCTGCGCATCGACGGCGTGCTGCACCCCGTGTACACGCTGCCCGCGCAGGTGCACGCGCCCATCGTCTCGCGCGTGAAGATGCTGGCGCGCATCGACATCTCCGAGAAGCGCCGGCCGCAGGACGGCCGCATCAAGACGGAGCGCGACGGCCGCGAGGTGGAGCTGCGCGTGTCCACGCTGCCCACCGCCTTCGGCGAGAAGGTGGTCATCCGCATCTTCGACCCGGAGACGCTGGTGCAGGACATCGCCCAGCTCGGCTTCGAGCAGGACGAGAAGGGCGCCTTCGAGTCGTGGATAGACAGGCCCCACGGCCTCATCCTCGTCACCGGCCCCACGGGCAGCGGCAAGACGACGACGCTCTACTCCGCGCTCAAGGCGCTGGCCGGGCCGGACGTCAACGTCACCACGATTGAAGACCCCATCGAAATGGTGTGGGACGCCTTCAACCAGGTGCAGGTGCAGCCCAAGGCCGGGCTCGACTTCGCGGGGGCGCTGCGCCACATCCTGCGCCAGGACCCGGACGTCATCATGGTGGGCGAGATTCGAGACGCGGAGACGGCGGAGAACGCCATCCAGGCCGCGCTCACCGGCCACCTCGTGCTGTCCACGCTGCACACCAACGACGCGCTGGGCGCGGTGGCGCGCATGAGGGACCTCGGCGTGCCGTCCTTCCTCCTGGCGCAGAGCCTGCTCGGCGTCATGGCCCAGCGCCTGCTGCGGCGCGTGTGCAGCCACTGCGCGGAGGAGACGACGCTCACCCCGGACGAGCTGCTGGCGCTCCAGGCCCCGCTGCCGCTGCTGCCGGGCGGGGTGCGGCTGCTCCGGGGCGCCGGCTGCGTGCGCTGCCGGGGCACCGGCTTCGTGGGCCGCACCGGCGTCTTCGAAATCGTCACCTCCGGCGGCGAGCTGCGAGACCTCATCTCCCGCGAGGCCCCGTACGACAAGCTGGTGGAAGCGGCCCGCCGCTCCGGCATGCGCACCCTGCGCGAGGCCGCCGTGCGCAAGCTGGCCCAGGGCCTCACCGCCTTCGACGAGGTGGTGCGGATGACGTCCGCCTGA
- a CDS encoding matrixin family metalloprotease gives MMRGLLRGAWALGLLVLSTTAMAQTEYTDLGHRVLNSSQDRLRYYLDARSSRPADTDLSEVETATKAAFQAWEDVDCAWPAFQFVSRATNGSPMTTVADPTDRFTVVPVWVTESQDPRYRDTLNGGGLTSAARPLTFGGYVYQCDIYLNAVDFRWSTLATTPADAMDLRSVLMHELGHCLGLGNTYDVDSSNAVMYAVLRPGESRRFVAAYDRTALCRFYPQTGAVGSPCTGPGTCSNGLTCATVPSTTSGTSTNLQVCARGCAGVTEGECPAPYVCRASTAVSGFTKACLPALPDSLTPVGRECDSSTGSCGSANGRCIPPTVPPSGTGSGFDRWDDGYCTESCSGRGTCPGGAECAQVEGQGQVCLKRCGATPGDCRPGYTCARRPEGDLCVPACYGDVDCASDSVCRLCDRVCVVRQTSGRQVGDSCTADNQCGTNQYCLLLNGNPQGVCAQPCSLQACSCPGGTTCRVVSPQGERACVRDCSQGSCTSPVQCSAVEDGAACLAACRSSQDCPPNTLCGAGGACYDPTARPDAGTCALCNDAGTPPPVPTDGGAEGSVGGPGGCGCQGAPMSAAAFLGGLVVLLLVTGRRRAWHRQ, from the coding sequence ATGATGCGGGGTCTGCTGCGGGGCGCGTGGGCGCTCGGGCTGCTGGTGCTGTCCACCACGGCGATGGCTCAGACGGAGTACACAGACCTGGGTCACCGGGTGCTCAACAGCAGCCAGGACCGGCTCCGCTACTACCTGGATGCCCGGAGCAGCCGGCCCGCGGACACCGACTTGAGCGAGGTGGAGACCGCGACGAAGGCGGCATTCCAGGCCTGGGAGGACGTGGACTGCGCCTGGCCCGCGTTCCAGTTCGTGTCCCGTGCCACCAACGGCTCGCCGATGACGACCGTCGCGGACCCCACGGACCGCTTCACCGTGGTCCCCGTCTGGGTGACGGAGAGCCAGGACCCGCGCTACCGCGACACGCTGAACGGGGGAGGCCTCACCTCGGCCGCCCGGCCGCTGACCTTCGGTGGCTACGTCTACCAGTGCGACATCTACCTCAACGCGGTGGACTTCCGCTGGTCCACCCTGGCGACCACGCCCGCGGACGCCATGGACCTGCGCAGCGTGCTGATGCACGAGCTTGGCCACTGCCTGGGCCTGGGCAACACCTACGACGTCGATAGCAGCAACGCGGTGATGTACGCCGTGCTGAGGCCGGGCGAGAGCCGGCGCTTCGTCGCCGCTTATGACCGCACGGCGCTCTGCCGGTTCTATCCCCAGACGGGCGCGGTGGGCTCGCCGTGCACGGGCCCGGGGACCTGCTCCAACGGCCTGACGTGCGCCACCGTCCCGTCCACCACCAGCGGCACCAGCACCAACCTCCAGGTGTGCGCCAGGGGCTGCGCCGGCGTCACCGAGGGCGAGTGCCCGGCCCCGTACGTGTGCCGCGCCTCCACCGCCGTCTCCGGCTTCACGAAGGCGTGCCTGCCGGCGCTGCCGGACTCCCTCACCCCGGTGGGCCGCGAGTGTGACTCGAGCACGGGGAGCTGCGGCTCCGCGAACGGCCGCTGCATCCCTCCCACGGTGCCGCCCTCCGGGACGGGCAGCGGCTTCGACCGCTGGGACGACGGGTACTGCACCGAGTCGTGCAGCGGCCGGGGCACCTGTCCCGGTGGCGCGGAGTGCGCCCAGGTGGAAGGCCAGGGGCAGGTGTGCCTCAAGCGCTGTGGCGCCACGCCGGGCGACTGCCGCCCCGGCTACACGTGCGCGCGGCGGCCCGAGGGCGACCTGTGCGTCCCCGCCTGCTACGGCGACGTGGACTGCGCGAGCGACTCCGTGTGCCGCCTGTGCGACCGCGTCTGCGTGGTCCGCCAGACGTCCGGGCGGCAGGTGGGTGATTCGTGCACGGCGGACAACCAGTGCGGCACCAACCAGTACTGCCTGCTGCTCAACGGCAACCCGCAGGGCGTGTGCGCGCAGCCGTGCTCCCTGCAGGCGTGCTCGTGCCCGGGTGGCACCACGTGCCGCGTGGTCAGCCCCCAGGGAGAGCGGGCCTGCGTGCGCGACTGCTCGCAGGGCTCGTGCACCTCGCCGGTGCAGTGCAGCGCGGTGGAGGACGGCGCGGCCTGCCTGGCGGCCTGCCGGTCCAGCCAGGACTGCCCGCCCAACACGCTCTGCGGTGCCGGAGGCGCCTGTTACGATCCTACCGCGCGCCCGGACGCCGGCACGTGCGCGCTCTGCAATGACGCGGGCACCCCGCCTCCCGTCCCCACGGACGGTGGCGCGGAGGGCTCCGTGGGCGGGCCGGGAGGCTGTGGCTGCCAGGGTGCTCCGATGTCCGCCGCGGCGTTCCTCGGCGGGCTGGTGGTGCTGCTGCTGGTGACGGGAAGGAGACGGGCTTGGCACAGGCAGTGA